The Prosthecobacter algae genome includes a region encoding these proteins:
- the leuC gene encoding 3-isopropylmalate dehydratase large subunit, whose amino-acid sequence MGKTLFEKVWESHVVGTLANGQTQLLIDTHLVHEVTSPQAFGMLRDLNLKVAYPHRTFATVDHIVPTDSQVSPFSDPLAEAMIQELNKNAQEFGITYFSLSSGKQGIVHVVGPEQGITQPGTTIACGDSHTATHGAFGAIAFGIGTTQVRDILATQTMAMGKMKVRRINVEGKLRPGVYSKDVALHIIRLLGANGGIGYAYEYGGNIFDEFTMEERMTVCNMAIEGGARCGYVNPDETTFEYLKGRPYSPQGAEWDSTVAKWREVASDKDAKYDDIVNIRAEDVPPTVTWGTSPDQAIAVTENVPTPESATTEPGRISIQDALDYMKLPAGEPIKGTKIDVAFIGSCTNGRLSDFREVAKFIKGKKVAAGVKAIAVPGSQIVDVMARQEGLDKVFSEAGFEWRNAGCSMCLAMNPDKLVGDQLCASSSNRNFKGRQGSTTGRTVLMSPVMVAAAALTGSIADAREVFSIAG is encoded by the coding sequence CATGAAGTGACCAGCCCTCAGGCCTTCGGCATGCTGCGCGACCTCAATCTGAAGGTGGCCTACCCCCACCGCACCTTTGCGACGGTGGATCATATCGTCCCGACCGACAGCCAAGTCTCCCCTTTCTCCGATCCTCTCGCCGAAGCGATGATCCAGGAGCTGAACAAGAACGCTCAGGAATTCGGCATCACTTACTTCAGCCTTTCCAGTGGCAAGCAGGGCATCGTCCACGTCGTCGGGCCAGAGCAGGGCATCACCCAGCCAGGCACCACCATCGCTTGTGGCGACTCCCACACCGCCACTCATGGAGCCTTTGGCGCCATCGCTTTCGGCATCGGCACCACGCAGGTGCGCGACATCCTGGCCACCCAGACCATGGCCATGGGCAAGATGAAAGTCCGCCGCATCAATGTGGAGGGCAAACTTCGCCCTGGGGTTTACTCCAAGGACGTGGCTCTGCACATCATCCGCCTCTTGGGGGCGAATGGCGGCATCGGCTACGCCTACGAATACGGCGGCAATATCTTTGACGAGTTCACGATGGAAGAGCGCATGACCGTCTGCAACATGGCCATCGAAGGTGGTGCCCGCTGCGGTTATGTGAATCCGGATGAAACGACCTTTGAATACCTCAAAGGCCGCCCCTACTCCCCGCAAGGCGCAGAATGGGACAGCACCGTCGCCAAGTGGCGCGAAGTGGCCTCCGACAAGGACGCTAAGTACGACGACATCGTCAACATCCGCGCCGAAGATGTGCCGCCGACCGTCACCTGGGGCACCAGCCCGGACCAAGCCATCGCCGTCACCGAAAACGTGCCGACCCCTGAAAGCGCCACGACTGAACCCGGCCGCATCTCCATCCAGGACGCCCTGGACTACATGAAGCTGCCTGCGGGCGAGCCGATCAAGGGCACCAAGATTGACGTCGCCTTCATCGGTTCTTGCACCAACGGCCGTCTCAGCGACTTCCGCGAAGTGGCCAAGTTCATCAAGGGCAAGAAAGTCGCCGCAGGCGTCAAGGCCATCGCCGTTCCCGGCTCCCAGATCGTGGATGTCATGGCCCGCCAGGAAGGCCTCGACAAAGTCTTCTCCGAAGCCGGTTTCGAATGGCGCAATGCTGGCTGCTCCATGTGCCTGGCCATGAACCCCGACAAACTCGTGGGTGACCAGCTCTGCGCGTCCTCCAGCAACCGTAACTTCAAAGGCCGTCAGGGCAGCACCACGGGTCGCACCGTGCTGATGTCCCCCGTCATGGTCGCTGCGGCTGCTCTGACTGGCAGCATCGCTGACGCCCGCGAAGTGTTCTCCATCGCTGGTTGA